In the Purpureocillium takamizusanense chromosome 5, complete sequence genome, one interval contains:
- a CDS encoding uncharacterized protein (COG:S~SECRETED:SignalP(1-17~SECRETED:cutsite=ALA-QD~SECRETED:prob=0.8159)~EggNog:ENOG503P4VW), translating into MKSVIVALTTLAAVALAQDTASLEQCAKTCADNMMAADKAKELNCKAGDLKCLCANPNFMYGLRDCTKAVCNGKNKDEIVKYGEKICAGAGVVITTGGGNGGSATNTASNGGATKTGGEGGDGNSGDAKVSTIFSTVTGTDGNVQTTPIATTTIGGGGASGTNGNGGAVVTTETSNGSQIIRTLTTMTSNQSGGASGSGTESGTAGASETSGESNTASETGGASTTEGGGASSTTGGNGGASQTSGTGSGTGSGTSSSTGFAAPQKTAAPVGILAAAGLAALLL; encoded by the exons ATGAAGTCTGTCATTGTCGCTCTCACCACCCTGGCCGCTGTGGCCCTAGCCCAGGACACGGCCAGTCTTGAGCAGTGCGCG AAAACCTGTGCCGACAACATGATGGCTGCCGACAAGGCAAAGGAACTGAACTGCAAGGCGGGTGATCTCAAGTGCCTTTGCGCCAACCCCAACTTTATGTACGGCCTTCGCGACTGCACCAAGGCCGTCTGCAACGGCAAGAATAAGGATGAGATTGTCAAGTACGGCGAGAAGATTTGCGCAG gcgctggcgtcgtcatcaccacgggcggcggcaacggtgGCAGCGCCACCAACACTGcgagcaacggcggcgccaccaagactggaggcgagggcggtgaTGGCAACAGCGGCGAC GCCAAGGTCTCCACCATCTTCAGCACCGTCACGGGTACTGATGGCAACGTCCAGACGACTCCCATTGCCACGAccaccatcggcggcggcggcgcttctgGCACCAATGGAAATGGAGGCGCGGTCGTCACCACCGAAACCTCTAATGGCTCTCAGATCATCCGCACGCTTACCACCATGACCAGCAACCAGTCTGGCGGTGCCTCTGGCTCTGGCACCGAGTCGGGCACGGCTGGCGCTTCTGAGACGAGCGGCGAAAGCAACACCGCATCTGAGACCGGtggcgcctccaccaccgaaggcggtggcgccTCGAGCACTACTGGAGGCAACGGCGGTGCTTCGCAGACGTCGGGCACCGGCTCGGGCACCGGCTCGGGCACCTCGAGCAGCACCGGCTTTGCC GCTCCCCAGAAGACGGCCGCTCCTGTGGGTatcctggccgccgccggtctcGCCGCTCTCCTCCTGTAG